From the Ctenopharyngodon idella isolate HZGC_01 chromosome 3, HZGC01, whole genome shotgun sequence genome, one window contains:
- the rtbdn gene encoding retbindin isoform X1: MSFDYSLGKRVCRSDQRASEQPLDARNIRLFLTVKRHTQVKMGVSRVLLGLAYLILLAAAVMSHEGACLQDGRHKATASPEPRLKECSLYMENSCCSETDVQDLSSSVDNSLWDKCGLLSPLCESFLKRVVCFYRCSPDAARWPHPHRDSSLKAVPLCHSFCRDWYEACKLDLTCARDWTTDPRGQNCTGGCVPYQQMYQHGRDLCESLWGDAFMTVEDDPGEEDGVEGPSCGCLTLSASDREVIAALRVQEGDPEELDTTKSGLPQYRAPCPPAQPQTRSATAPPQARRSSGNSVLRKRSVLTTDMEGSGSGF; the protein is encoded by the exons ATGTCCTTCGACTACAGCTTGGGGAAAAGAGTGTGCAGATCAGACCAGAGAGCATCAGAACAGCCACTGGACGCCAGGAATATCAG ATTATTTCTTACAGTTAAAAGACATACGCAGGTGAAAATGGGCGTGTCCAGAGTTTTGCTCGGCCTCGCCTACCTCATTCTATTGGCTGCTGCTGTGATGAGTCACGAGGGGGCGTGTCTGCAGGATGGGAGGCACAAAGCCACGGCCAGTCCAGAGCCCCGTCTGAAGGAGTGTTCGCTCTACATGGAAA ACTCGTGTTGTTCTGAGACGGATGTCCAGGATCTCTCCAGCTCTGTGGACAACTCTCTCTGGGATAAGTGTGGTCTTCTCAGCCCTCT ctgTGAGTCCTTCCTGAAGCGTGTCGTCTGTTTTTATCGCTGTTCTCCTGACGCTGCTCGCTGGCCACACCCACATCGTGACTCCTCCCTGAAGGCGGTGCCTCTGTGCCACAGCTTCTGCAGAGACTG GTACGAGGCCTGTAAACTGGATCTGACGTGCGCTCGAGACTGGACCACTGACCCAAGAGGACAAAACTGCACCGGCGGCTGTGTGCCTTACCAACAG ATGTATCAGCACGGGCGAGACCTCTGCGAGAGTCTTTGGGGAGACGCTTTTATGACGGTCGAAGACGACCCCGGGGAAGAAGACGGGGTCGAAGGTCCTAGCTGCGGCTGTCTGACTCTCAGCGCCTCCGATCGGGAGGTGATTGCGGCCCTGAGGGTTCAGGAAGGAGACCCCGAAGAACTGGACACCACCAAGAGTGGCCTGCCACAGTACAGAGCGCCCTGCCCTCCTGCGCAGCCTCAGACACGCAGCGCCACAGCGCCACCACAGGCCCGGAGGAGCAGCGGCAACTCCGTACTGCGCAAACGCTCCGTTTTGACCACTGATATGGAAGGCAGCGGGAGCGGCTTCTAG
- the rtbdn gene encoding retbindin isoform X2, which produces MGVSRVLLGLAYLILLAAAVMSHEGACLQDGRHKATASPEPRLKECSLYMENSCCSETDVQDLSSSVDNSLWDKCGLLSPLCESFLKRVVCFYRCSPDAARWPHPHRDSSLKAVPLCHSFCRDWYEACKLDLTCARDWTTDPRGQNCTGGCVPYQQMYQHGRDLCESLWGDAFMTVEDDPGEEDGVEGPSCGCLTLSASDREVIAALRVQEGDPEELDTTKSGLPQYRAPCPPAQPQTRSATAPPQARRSSGNSVLRKRSVLTTDMEGSGSGF; this is translated from the exons ATGGGCGTGTCCAGAGTTTTGCTCGGCCTCGCCTACCTCATTCTATTGGCTGCTGCTGTGATGAGTCACGAGGGGGCGTGTCTGCAGGATGGGAGGCACAAAGCCACGGCCAGTCCAGAGCCCCGTCTGAAGGAGTGTTCGCTCTACATGGAAA ACTCGTGTTGTTCTGAGACGGATGTCCAGGATCTCTCCAGCTCTGTGGACAACTCTCTCTGGGATAAGTGTGGTCTTCTCAGCCCTCT ctgTGAGTCCTTCCTGAAGCGTGTCGTCTGTTTTTATCGCTGTTCTCCTGACGCTGCTCGCTGGCCACACCCACATCGTGACTCCTCCCTGAAGGCGGTGCCTCTGTGCCACAGCTTCTGCAGAGACTG GTACGAGGCCTGTAAACTGGATCTGACGTGCGCTCGAGACTGGACCACTGACCCAAGAGGACAAAACTGCACCGGCGGCTGTGTGCCTTACCAACAG ATGTATCAGCACGGGCGAGACCTCTGCGAGAGTCTTTGGGGAGACGCTTTTATGACGGTCGAAGACGACCCCGGGGAAGAAGACGGGGTCGAAGGTCCTAGCTGCGGCTGTCTGACTCTCAGCGCCTCCGATCGGGAGGTGATTGCGGCCCTGAGGGTTCAGGAAGGAGACCCCGAAGAACTGGACACCACCAAGAGTGGCCTGCCACAGTACAGAGCGCCCTGCCCTCCTGCGCAGCCTCAGACACGCAGCGCCACAGCGCCACCACAGGCCCGGAGGAGCAGCGGCAACTCCGTACTGCGCAAACGCTCCGTTTTGACCACTGATATGGAAGGCAGCGGGAGCGGCTTCTAG